The following nucleotide sequence is from Pseudomonas sp. RC10.
CTTGACGGCAGGGGCATCGAGGTCGTGGTAGTGCTGTTCATTGAACTGACTGATACGCAAGTCGTGCGCCATGCCTCGTCTCCTTATACGTTGGCCCAGCCCTTGCCGCGCAGATAGTCCGGCACACGGGACAGGTCCGGCAGCGTCGCGTCTGGAGTGTAGTCCGTCAACGGTTTGCGTTTCGTCCCGCGGTCGATCCACACGCAACGAAAGCCCATGCCCTTGGCCGCTTCGAGGTCCAGGTGAGGGCTGGCGCAGATATGCAACACCTCGTCGATGCCGACGCCCAATTGCTGATGCGCATGCCGGAACAACTGATGGTTCGGTTTATAGGCCTGCGCCTGTTGTGCGGTGATAACCCGGTCGATGTGGCCGCCCAGTTGCGCAACGTTGCCCGCGATGATGTCGTCGTCGGTGTTGGAGACGATGCACAGCTGAAAGCCTTGGTCTTTGAGCCATTTCAGCGTGGCCTGCACTTCCGGGAACGGCGGCATCTGGCCGATGCGACGGATCAGCCCCTCGGCGTCTTCGGGCTCACACGGCAGGCCGAGCTCATCCAGCGTGAGCGCCATCGACTGCCGCGAGATGTCGGCGAACGATTGGTGCGGTGGGGTCTGCTCCAGACGGTGTTCGTGACGGTCATAAATCGTGATGAACGCGTCGGTGTCCAGCGTCGCGCTGCCTTTGCGTTCCAGCAGTTCGCGGACATAGCTCAGCAAGCCTTCGTCCCATTGAATCAACGTGCCGTAGCAGTCGAAGGTGATCCAGCGCGGGCGAGTGTAAGTGGAAAGGATCATGGTCGGCTCCGTGAACGGGTGTGTACGTCCACCTTAAAAGCCATGGTCATAATCGTAAAATTAAATTAAATTGCGAAATTAATTCGCTAATCAAATGTTAGAGGTTTGCCATGTTCGACCTCGAATTGTTGCGCACCTTTGTCTCAGTGGTCGATTCCGGCGGCTTCACCAAAGCAGGCGAGCGGGTCAATCGCACGCAGTCCACGGTCAGCCAGCAGATTCGCAAACTCGAAGAGCATCTGGGGCGGCCATTGCTGCTGCGCCAGCGCGCCAGCAAGCACATCGAACTCACGGAAGACGGCGAGCGCCTGATTGGCTATGCACGGCGTCTGGTGTCGCTGGCGCTCGAAGCCCACAGCGTGTTGTGCGGCGGCGACGACTCCGGGGTGGTCAAGCTTGGGGTCCCGGAGGATTTTGACGTGCAACGGCTGATGACGTTGCTGTCCGGCTTCGCGCAGGCTTTTCCGCGGATTCGCCTCGACACCGTCAACGGCCTGAGCGTCGATCTGCACGCCCGGCTGGAGAACAGGGACATCGACCTGGCGCTGATCAAGCGTGATCGCTCACCGAAACAGGAGCCCGCACTGGCCAGTTGGCCGGAACAGGTAAATTGGGTGGCGGGGCGTGGTGTGCAGGTCATCGATGACCCGGTGCCGTTGGTGGTCTATCCGCAGGGCTGCATCTACCGCAACCGCATCGTGCACGCGCTGGAGTCGTCCGGGCGGCGTTGGCGAGTGGCGTTCGCCAGTCAGAGTCTGGTGGGTATTCAGGCGGCCGTGTCGGCGGGGTTAGGCATCAGCCTGCTGCCATCGTCGGCCATGCTCGACGATCATCGGCTGTTGAGCGTGGAGGAGGGGTTTGCGCCCGTGCCACCGAGCGAGCTGGCGCTGGTGAGTGGCAACCGGTTGTTGACCAATGTGCAGCGAACGCTGGTGGATTACATGAAGGCGCAGATGTCCGGCAACTGAGAGGGATCGCTTTTCGTCAGACGAAAAAAATCCGCGCAGGCCCTGTGTTGCGAAGGGCGCCGCGCGGATTGTCTACGACTCTGTCAGTGCATCAGTGTCAGTGCATGAACAGTGCGATCAGAATGATCACTGGAATAGGCACACCCAGGAACCACAGAAGTAATGAGCGCATGATGGATCTCCTTGATCAGCGAATGTTGGCAGTGTTGGTATAGGCACGGGTTTCAACGTAGGTCACGGCGTCACGACGACGGCCACCCCAGATCGCGGCGAGGCTCGCGACGAAGGCGCCGCACAGCAGCGCAACGAAGGTCCACAGGGCGCTGGCAGCCGCGACTTTCGCAGCGGTTTCAGCAGCCTGTTGGGTTTTCAGCTTGGCATCGGCAACGGCCTGTTTGGCCTGACCGTACACTTGGTCAACGCGGGCCTGGGCATCGGCCTGGCTCAGGTTGGTGCGTTGAGCGACCAGTTGCGCGAGGTAGGTACGGTCTTCGGGGGCCAGCTGGCCGTCGTTGGCCAGGGTCTTGGTGAAGATGCGCACCACGACGCCACGGGCTGCGTCGTCGCTGACGGCGGCAGGGCGGTCATCACGGAACAGGTTGTCGACAAAGTAGCCGTACTGGTCACTGCTGGTGTTACCCGCTGCAACCGCTGCAGTACCGGCCACACCGGCTACCGCGCTGGCACCAGCCTTGACACCGCTGCCCACCAGACCGCTGACGGAACCGACGATCAATACTGCCGCCACCAGGGTCGCGATGGCCCAGGACAGGAAACCATGAGCGGTGTCGCGGAAATACACTTCGTCGCCGTGCATGTTCGACCATTTCACGCGCAAACGGCCCGCGATGTAGCCGCCGAGGCCTGAGGCGACGATCTGGGTGAAGGCCAGCCAGACCACAGTGGAAATACCGAGGGTCTTGGCGCTGGCGCCTTCGTTGGCCCACGGCGACATGGCCGAGAAGCCCAGACCCGAGCCCAGCAAGACGAGAATCAGTGATAACGCAGCGGCGCCAGCGGCACCGGCAAGGAGGGCGCCCCAGGACACACCTGAGACGGAGGAGGGTTCTTCTACGGCGGCAGGATAAGAATCAGGCGTGACGTTCATGTTGTGCTGCTCCATGCGAATAATGTGGTACTTCGCTGGTGATCATTGCAGCGGTTGTGCCAGTCGGTCTTGTGCGGATAAGTCGTTATTTATCAATGGGTTGAAAATGTTTAAATATCCGACGTTCATGCAAATTGCATGAAGGGGCGGTACAGCGCGGGCGTTCTGCCCGGTTGCAATAAGTTCAGTCGGATCAGGGGGTTGCAGCGGGTTGTTCGCGTGTTCGGGCAATTCATCGAAACACTCGGGCACATTTTTCCGGAAAAAGTGTCCTATGGACTCAGCCTGGCGCGGGTCGGCATCATCGGAATGACATCTATATGTGCGCTTACGACCTTTCGGTGATGTCTTGATGCCAGTGTTTGGCCTATAGTTTCCGCTCAGCTCCTGTTTCTTCAAGAGGTTAACCGTCATGTTCATACATCGCCCCCTGGAAGAAAAAGACATCCCGGCTATCTGTGACATGCCCCAGAGTGTCGACGAGCTCTTCTACATGTTTCCCAAGGCGGTGTTTCCGCTGACTCCTGCACAATTGAGCGACGCCATCGAGCAGCGTTCGGACAACACCGTCATCGAGCTCAACGGCGAGGTGGTCGGGTTTGCCAATTTCTCCAAATACGATTTTCGAGGTCGCTGCTCTATGGGCAACGTCATCATCGCGCCTCACGCTCGCTCGAAGGGCGTGGGCCGCTACATGATCGGCTGCATGATGGAGCTGGCGTTCGGCAAACACGAAGCCAAAGAGCTGACGGCGTCCTGTTTCAACCATAACGTGCCTGGCCTGCTGTTTTACCCCAAGCTCGGTTTCAAGCCATTTGCCATCGAAGAACGGCTGGACAAGCGCGGCAATCGCGTGGCGCTGATTCACTTGCGCCTGCCTCACGCGTGATCGCGATCAGCG
It contains:
- a CDS encoding haloacid dehalogenase type II encodes the protein MILSTYTRPRWITFDCYGTLIQWDEGLLSYVRELLERKGSATLDTDAFITIYDRHEHRLEQTPPHQSFADISRQSMALTLDELGLPCEPEDAEGLIRRIGQMPPFPEVQATLKWLKDQGFQLCIVSNTDDDIIAGNVAQLGGHIDRVITAQQAQAYKPNHQLFRHAHQQLGVGIDEVLHICASPHLDLEAAKGMGFRCVWIDRGTKRKPLTDYTPDATLPDLSRVPDYLRGKGWANV
- a CDS encoding LysR substrate-binding domain-containing protein — protein: MFDLELLRTFVSVVDSGGFTKAGERVNRTQSTVSQQIRKLEEHLGRPLLLRQRASKHIELTEDGERLIGYARRLVSLALEAHSVLCGGDDSGVVKLGVPEDFDVQRLMTLLSGFAQAFPRIRLDTVNGLSVDLHARLENRDIDLALIKRDRSPKQEPALASWPEQVNWVAGRGVQVIDDPVPLVVYPQGCIYRNRIVHALESSGRRWRVAFASQSLVGIQAAVSAGLGISLLPSSAMLDDHRLLSVEEGFAPVPPSELALVSGNRLLTNVQRTLVDYMKAQMSGN
- a CDS encoding GNAT family protein — protein: MFIHRPLEEKDIPAICDMPQSVDELFYMFPKAVFPLTPAQLSDAIEQRSDNTVIELNGEVVGFANFSKYDFRGRCSMGNVIIAPHARSKGVGRYMIGCMMELAFGKHEAKELTASCFNHNVPGLLFYPKLGFKPFAIEERLDKRGNRVALIHLRLPHA